One genomic region from Streptomyces venezuelae encodes:
- a CDS encoding bifunctional glycosyltransferase family 2/GtrA family protein produces MRTPTIAGPTSRTPGALPAREHLPVSVAGRPVLDVVIPVYNEEKDLEPCVRRLHEHLVRTFPYGFRITVADNASTDTTPAVAAALAAEVPEVRSVRLEQKGRGRALRTVWSGSEAPVLAYMDVDLSTDLNALLPLVAPLISGHSDLAIGSRLARSSRVVRGPKREFISRAYNLILRGSLAARFSDAQCGFKAIRRDVAERLLPMVEDTGWFFDTEMLVLAERAGLRIHEVPVDWVDDPDSTVHIVKTATDDLKGVLRVGRALATGSLPLDRLARPFGDDPRDRELSGVPGGLARQLVGFCVVGVLSTLFYLALYSAFRLGVGPQVANAGALLVSAVANTAANRRLTFGVRGRERAVRHQAQGLVVFAIGLALTSGSLAALSAATGDPAHSTELAVLIVANLAATVLRFLLFRLWVFPDRASASAARNER; encoded by the coding sequence ATGCGAACCCCAACGATCGCGGGCCCCACGTCCCGGACTCCCGGCGCTCTTCCCGCCCGGGAGCACCTGCCGGTGAGCGTCGCCGGAAGGCCCGTCCTGGACGTGGTGATTCCCGTCTACAACGAGGAGAAAGACCTGGAGCCGTGCGTCCGCCGGCTCCACGAACACCTCGTCCGGACCTTCCCGTACGGCTTCCGCATCACCGTCGCCGACAACGCCTCCACCGACACGACGCCCGCCGTCGCCGCGGCCCTCGCCGCCGAGGTGCCCGAGGTGCGCTCCGTACGGCTGGAGCAGAAGGGCCGCGGCCGGGCGCTGCGCACGGTCTGGTCGGGCTCGGAGGCACCGGTCCTCGCCTACATGGACGTCGACCTGTCGACCGACCTGAACGCGCTGCTCCCGCTCGTCGCGCCGCTCATCTCGGGCCACTCGGACCTGGCCATCGGCTCCCGTCTCGCCCGCTCCTCGCGGGTGGTGCGCGGGCCGAAGCGGGAGTTCATCTCGCGGGCGTACAACCTGATCCTGCGCGGCTCGCTCGCCGCCCGCTTCTCCGACGCCCAGTGCGGGTTCAAGGCGATACGGCGGGACGTCGCCGAGCGGCTGCTCCCGATGGTCGAGGACACCGGCTGGTTCTTCGACACCGAGATGCTGGTCCTCGCCGAGCGGGCCGGGCTCCGCATCCACGAGGTGCCGGTCGACTGGGTCGACGACCCCGACTCGACCGTGCACATCGTGAAGACGGCGACCGACGACCTCAAGGGCGTCCTGCGGGTCGGGCGGGCGCTCGCGACCGGTTCACTGCCGCTCGATCGCCTCGCCCGCCCCTTCGGCGACGACCCCCGGGACCGCGAGCTGAGCGGGGTGCCCGGCGGGCTCGCGCGCCAGCTGGTGGGCTTCTGCGTGGTCGGCGTCCTGTCCACGCTCTTCTACCTCGCCCTGTACTCGGCCTTCCGGCTCGGCGTCGGTCCGCAGGTCGCCAACGCCGGCGCCCTGCTCGTCTCGGCCGTCGCCAACACGGCGGCCAACCGGCGCCTCACCTTCGGCGTACGGGGCCGGGAGCGGGCCGTCCGCCACCAGGCGCAGGGGCTCGTCGTCTTCGCCATCGGCCTCGCCCTGACGAGCGGTTCGCTCGCCGCCCTGAGCGCGGCGACCGGCGATCCGGCGCACTCCACGGAGCTCGCCGTCCTGATCGTCGCCAACCTCGCCGCGACCGTCCTGCGCTTCCTCCTCTTCCGGCTCTGGGTCTTCCCGGACCGCGCCTCGGCCTCGGCAGCAAGGAACGAACGAT
- a CDS encoding sensor histidine kinase yields MRGRGRRPWSLRTRLVVSAVALIAVVAAVIGTVTTIAFRSYLYDQADEQVRDVSIRAAGPPAGLFPKPPDLGPGKDKLAFVVGGGNPVGTLGVELVGGEIASAGYSVEEKTEDGGFDGPEPRDLDAAQRAALAAVPRDTRPHTVDLPGLGSYRVAYAEGSRGTFLIGLPLTEVEEALSTLVLVELCVTGAGLVAASIAGTVLVRVALRPLRRVAATAGQVARLPLHSGEVALHQRVPEAEADPRTEVGQVGAAINRMLDHVHSALDARQQSETRVRQFVADASHELRTPLASIRGYAELTRRGREECGPDTRHALGRIESEATRMTGLVEDLLLLARLDAGRPLSYESTDVVPLVVDAVSDARAAGPEHHWRLELPADGEAVTVRADGARFQQVLVNLLANARTHTPPGTKIIARVRTEPGAVAVDVEDDGPGIPPALLPAVFERFARGDASRSRNAGSTGLGLAIVRAVVLAHEGDVTVESASGRTVFTVRLPHAAGSQAGHRLVTQP; encoded by the coding sequence GTGCGCGGACGAGGCCGGCGGCCGTGGTCGCTGCGTACCCGGCTGGTCGTCTCGGCGGTCGCGCTGATCGCGGTCGTCGCGGCGGTGATCGGGACGGTGACGACCATCGCCTTCCGCTCGTACCTGTACGACCAGGCGGACGAACAGGTGCGGGACGTGTCGATCCGGGCCGCCGGGCCGCCGGCCGGCCTGTTCCCCAAGCCGCCCGACCTCGGCCCGGGGAAGGACAAGCTCGCGTTCGTCGTGGGCGGCGGCAACCCGGTCGGCACGCTCGGCGTCGAACTGGTGGGCGGGGAGATCGCCTCGGCCGGGTACTCGGTGGAGGAGAAGACCGAGGACGGCGGGTTCGACGGGCCGGAGCCACGGGACCTCGACGCGGCCCAGCGGGCCGCCCTCGCCGCCGTCCCCCGCGATACGCGGCCTCATACCGTCGACCTGCCCGGCCTCGGCTCCTACCGGGTCGCATACGCGGAGGGCAGCCGCGGCACGTTCCTCATAGGGCTCCCGCTCACCGAGGTCGAGGAAGCCCTCTCCACGCTCGTCCTCGTCGAGCTGTGCGTCACCGGCGCAGGGCTCGTCGCGGCCTCGATCGCCGGGACCGTACTGGTCCGGGTGGCGCTGCGGCCGCTGCGGCGGGTCGCCGCCACCGCCGGGCAGGTCGCCCGGCTCCCGCTGCACAGCGGCGAGGTGGCGCTCCATCAGCGGGTCCCGGAGGCGGAGGCCGATCCACGGACCGAGGTCGGCCAGGTCGGCGCGGCCATCAACAGGATGCTCGACCACGTCCACTCGGCCCTCGACGCCCGCCAGCAGAGCGAGACCCGCGTCCGGCAGTTCGTCGCCGACGCCAGCCACGAGCTGCGCACCCCGCTCGCCTCGATCCGGGGCTACGCGGAGCTGACCCGGCGCGGCCGGGAGGAGTGCGGGCCCGACACCCGGCACGCGCTCGGCCGGATCGAGTCCGAGGCGACCCGGATGACGGGCCTGGTGGAGGACCTCCTGCTGCTCGCGCGGCTCGACGCCGGACGCCCGCTCTCGTACGAGAGCACCGACGTCGTCCCCCTCGTCGTGGACGCCGTGAGCGATGCCCGCGCCGCAGGTCCCGAGCACCACTGGCGCCTCGAACTGCCCGCGGACGGCGAGGCCGTGACCGTACGGGCCGACGGCGCCCGGTTCCAGCAGGTGCTCGTCAACCTGCTCGCCAACGCCCGCACCCACACCCCGCCGGGAACCAAGATCATCGCCCGGGTGCGGACGGAGCCCGGCGCGGTGGCCGTCGACGTCGAGGACGACGGGCCCGGCATCCCGCCCGCGCTCCTGCCAGCCGTCTTCGAGCGGTTCGCGCGCGGTGACGCCTCGCGCTCCCGGAACGCGGGATCCACCGGCCTCGGGCTCGCCATCGTCCGGGCGGTCGTGCTCGCGCACGAGGGCGACGTGACCGTCGAGAGCGCCTCGGGCCGGACCGTCTTCACCGTCCGGCTGCCGCACGCGGCCGGCTCACAGGCAGGGCACAGGCTCGTCACACAGCCGTGA
- a CDS encoding response regulator transcription factor yields MTVTTRRPGTRADMLRADGTAVRVLVVDDEASLAELLSMALRYEGWQVRSAGDGAAALRSVREFRPDAVILDVMLPDADGLSLLGSIRRELPDVPVLFLTAKDAVEDRIAGLTAGGDDYVTKPFSLEEVVARLRGLIRRSGAAQARSESLLVVGDLTLDEDSHEVTRGGDSIHLTATEFELLRYLMRNPRRVLSKAQILDRVWSYDFGGQANVVELYISYLRRKIDAGRAPMIHTRRGAGYLIKPGE; encoded by the coding sequence ATGACCGTCACCACACGCCGCCCCGGCACCCGCGCCGACATGCTCCGTGCCGACGGCACTGCCGTCCGTGTCCTCGTCGTCGACGACGAGGCCTCGCTCGCCGAGCTCCTCTCGATGGCCCTCCGCTACGAGGGATGGCAGGTGCGGAGCGCCGGCGACGGCGCCGCCGCCCTGCGCTCCGTACGCGAGTTCCGGCCCGACGCCGTGATCCTCGACGTGATGCTCCCCGACGCAGACGGGCTCAGCCTGCTGGGCTCGATCCGGCGCGAGCTGCCGGATGTCCCGGTCCTCTTCCTGACCGCGAAGGACGCCGTCGAGGACCGGATCGCCGGACTCACCGCCGGCGGCGACGACTACGTCACCAAGCCCTTCAGCCTGGAGGAGGTCGTCGCCCGGCTGCGCGGCCTCATCCGCCGGTCCGGCGCGGCACAGGCGCGCAGCGAGTCGCTGCTCGTCGTCGGGGACCTGACCCTCGACGAGGACAGCCACGAGGTCACCCGGGGCGGGGACTCGATCCACCTCACCGCGACCGAGTTCGAGCTGCTGCGCTACCTCATGCGCAACCCCCGCCGGGTGCTCAGCAAGGCGCAGATCCTCGACCGCGTCTGGTCGTACGACTTCGGCGGCCAGGCCAACGTCGTCGAGCTCTACATCTCCTACCTGCGCCGGAAGATCGACGCGGGCCGCGCCCCGATGATCCACACCCGGCGCGGGGCCGGGTACCTCATCAAGCCGGGGGAGTAG
- a CDS encoding amidohydrolase family protein, whose product MSESDIPALIERLGIPGLVDVHTHFMPQNVLDKVWAYFDSAGPLTGLEWPITYREEEHRRLAILRGFGAVAFTAMLYPHKPGMAAWLNAWAADFAARTPDCLHTATFFPEPGADLYVREALDAGARVFKVHLQVGGFDPTDPMLDSVWGTLADSGTPAVVHCGSGPTPGKFTGPGPMGQLFARHPRLRVIVAHMGMPEYGDFLTLAERYEGVRLDTTMAFTDFSERLAPFPAAEFGRLADLGDRILLGSDFPNIPYPYAHQLHALERLGLGDDWLRRVLYENGAALFHVKPAPSP is encoded by the coding sequence TTGAGCGAGAGTGACATCCCGGCGCTGATCGAGCGGCTCGGGATCCCCGGGCTCGTCGATGTGCACACGCACTTCATGCCGCAGAACGTCCTCGACAAGGTGTGGGCCTACTTCGACTCGGCAGGCCCCCTGACGGGCCTGGAGTGGCCCATCACCTACCGCGAGGAGGAGCACCGCCGGCTCGCGATCCTCCGCGGGTTCGGAGCCGTCGCCTTCACCGCGATGCTCTACCCGCACAAGCCCGGCATGGCCGCCTGGCTGAACGCGTGGGCCGCCGACTTCGCCGCCCGCACCCCCGACTGCCTCCACACCGCGACCTTCTTTCCCGAGCCGGGCGCCGACCTGTACGTCCGCGAGGCGCTCGACGCCGGAGCCCGGGTCTTCAAGGTCCACCTCCAGGTCGGCGGTTTCGACCCGACGGACCCGATGCTCGACTCCGTGTGGGGAACCCTCGCCGACAGCGGTACCCCCGCCGTCGTCCACTGCGGATCCGGGCCCACCCCCGGGAAGTTCACCGGGCCCGGGCCCATGGGCCAGCTGTTCGCGCGCCACCCCCGACTGCGGGTGATCGTCGCGCACATGGGGATGCCCGAGTACGGCGACTTCCTGACCCTGGCCGAGCGGTACGAGGGCGTGCGCCTCGACACCACCATGGCCTTCACCGACTTCAGCGAGCGGCTCGCGCCCTTCCCGGCGGCGGAGTTCGGGCGGCTCGCCGACCTCGGGGACCGGATCCTCCTCGGTTCCGACTTCCCGAACATCCCCTACCCGTACGCCCACCAGCTCCACGCCCTCGAACGCCTCGGGCTCGGGGACGACTGGCTGCGGCGGGTCCTGTACGAGAACGGGGCCGCGCTGTTTCACGTGAAACCGGCCCCTTCCCCCTGA
- a CDS encoding antibiotic biosynthesis monooxygenase family protein: MTPKLVAGLEPPYYNVVFTSLRPEGLEGYAETSDRMEELVKEIPGYLGAESARNPGGIGITVAYFRDLEAIDAWRLNSEHQDAKARGREQWYDSYSIHIGKVERSYSFERE, encoded by the coding sequence ATGACTCCGAAGCTGGTGGCGGGCCTGGAACCGCCCTATTACAACGTCGTGTTCACTTCCCTCCGTCCCGAGGGCCTGGAGGGCTACGCCGAGACCTCGGACCGCATGGAGGAGCTCGTCAAGGAGATCCCCGGGTACCTCGGCGCCGAGTCCGCCCGCAACCCCGGCGGCATCGGCATCACCGTCGCCTACTTCCGTGACCTGGAGGCCATCGACGCCTGGCGCCTCAACTCCGAGCACCAGGACGCCAAGGCGCGCGGGCGGGAGCAGTGGTACGACAGCTACAGCATCCACATCGGCAAGGTCGAGCGGAGCTACAGCTTTGAGCGAGAGTGA
- a CDS encoding DUF2797 domain-containing protein produces MEWWCRGLGWAGGVPGLRWRGGRVSTLAYGQELGFRAVGVRRCPGARSNPCPLEAVVSGRATGGRCAECARLDRAHSVAADTLLDDPQPYRIYLAWFGPGMTKVGITAEARGEARLLEQGAVAFSWLGRGPLMAARRTEEVLRQALGVPDRIAYERKRAVRHVLPAVEERAREVGELHRRARAVGGWTETLEPLDFVPRDHARAFHLDGLPPLGATVTELVDGGVVTGRLLAAAGPDLHLLAPDGRCVALDTRLMGGWALQGAGEGAEFSVPVTPATAAEPESAQGELF; encoded by the coding sequence GTGGAGTGGTGGTGTCGGGGGCTCGGCTGGGCCGGTGGTGTACCGGGGCTGCGGTGGCGCGGTGGTCGGGTGAGCACCCTCGCGTACGGGCAGGAGCTCGGCTTCCGGGCCGTCGGCGTGCGGCGCTGCCCCGGGGCCCGGAGCAATCCCTGCCCCCTGGAGGCCGTCGTGTCCGGGCGGGCCACCGGGGGGCGGTGCGCCGAGTGCGCGCGGCTCGACCGGGCGCACTCGGTCGCGGCGGACACCCTCCTCGACGATCCGCAGCCGTACCGCATCTACCTGGCCTGGTTCGGGCCCGGCATGACCAAGGTCGGGATCACCGCCGAGGCCCGTGGTGAGGCCCGGCTCCTGGAACAGGGGGCCGTCGCCTTCAGCTGGCTCGGGCGGGGGCCCCTCATGGCCGCGCGCCGGACCGAGGAGGTGCTGCGGCAGGCGCTCGGTGTGCCCGACCGGATCGCGTACGAGCGGAAGCGGGCCGTACGGCACGTCCTGCCGGCCGTCGAGGAGCGCGCCCGGGAGGTCGGGGAGCTGCACCGGCGCGCGCGGGCGGTCGGGGGGTGGACGGAGACCCTGGAGCCGCTGGACTTCGTTCCCCGCGACCATGCGCGGGCCTTCCACCTGGACGGGCTGCCGCCGCTCGGCGCCACGGTCACCGAGCTCGTCGACGGCGGTGTCGTCACCGGGCGGCTGCTCGCCGCCGCCGGGCCCGATCTGCACCTGCTCGCCCCCGACGGCCGCTGCGTCGCCCTCGACACCCGGCTCATGGGTGGCTGGGCGCTCCAGGGCGCGGGGGAGGGCGCGGAATTCTCGGTGCCCGTGACACCGGCGACCGCGGCGGAGCCGGAGAGCGCCCAGGGGGAGCTCTTCTGA
- a CDS encoding BRO family protein, giving the protein MDAIDIDDMVYVAIGTRPRRLTAPDGTHWFPVVDVAKRLGYPGTREALRTVVLPEWCLARAGELAGSTAILALSGVRASARMVNVPGLVQLVAACRRPEAAPFRAWVAEVVAAVQRDGGYGLEPSPVHAGFLLPPELLDALVRLEGEFDEQAAVYAAYEEHADRAELLRETRENLARAADSLARLAVPRQRTGAAVAALTPRQLVESWAITGDTRTVASCLAPALVRGGVRYRPQDVTLRTGLSGERVSDCVRILLERGCMREVGSPDPDGARIYVLP; this is encoded by the coding sequence ATGGACGCGATCGACATCGATGACATGGTGTACGTCGCCATCGGGACCCGTCCGAGGCGGCTGACCGCGCCGGACGGGACGCACTGGTTCCCGGTCGTGGACGTGGCGAAGCGGCTCGGGTACCCCGGGACACGAGAGGCGCTGCGGACCGTGGTGCTGCCCGAGTGGTGCCTGGCGCGGGCGGGGGAACTCGCCGGGAGCACCGCGATACTCGCCCTCAGCGGCGTCCGGGCTTCGGCGCGCATGGTGAACGTCCCCGGACTCGTCCAGCTCGTGGCCGCGTGCCGGAGGCCGGAGGCCGCGCCGTTCCGGGCGTGGGTCGCGGAGGTCGTGGCGGCGGTCCAGCGGGACGGCGGCTACGGGCTCGAACCCTCTCCGGTGCACGCCGGGTTCCTCCTGCCGCCGGAGCTCCTCGACGCGCTCGTACGGCTGGAGGGCGAGTTCGACGAGCAGGCCGCCGTGTACGCCGCCTACGAGGAGCACGCCGACCGCGCGGAGCTGCTCCGTGAGACACGCGAGAACCTCGCGAGGGCCGCCGACTCCCTCGCGCGTCTCGCAGTGCCCCGGCAGCGCACCGGGGCCGCCGTCGCCGCGCTCACCCCGCGGCAGCTCGTCGAGTCCTGGGCCATCACCGGCGACACCCGCACCGTCGCCAGCTGCCTCGCTCCCGCACTCGTGCGGGGCGGGGTCCGCTACCGGCCCCAGGACGTCACCCTCCGCACGGGTCTGTCCGGCGAGCGCGTCAGCGACTGCGTCCGGATCCTCCTGGAACGCGGCTGCATGCGCGAGGTGGGGTCTCCGGATCCCGACGGTGCTCGGATCTACGTCCTGCCGTGA
- a CDS encoding PH domain-containing protein, with protein MALFGNAHAIDPAQAQQDYARLLGQGEQVHAAYLLIRDTIFFTDRRLVLVDKQGITGKKVEYHSIPYRSITHFAVETAGTFDLDAELKIWISGNAVPVQKTFTKGVDIYEVQAILTQFVAK; from the coding sequence ATGGCACTCTTCGGGAACGCGCACGCGATCGACCCGGCGCAGGCGCAGCAGGACTACGCGCGGCTGCTCGGCCAGGGGGAGCAGGTGCACGCCGCGTACCTGCTGATCCGCGACACGATCTTCTTCACCGACCGGCGTCTCGTGCTCGTCGACAAGCAGGGCATCACCGGCAAGAAGGTCGAGTACCACTCGATCCCGTACCGCAGCATCACGCACTTCGCCGTCGAGACGGCCGGCACCTTCGACCTCGACGCCGAGCTGAAGATCTGGATCTCGGGCAACGCCGTGCCCGTCCAGAAGACCTTCACCAAGGGCGTCGACATCTACGAAGTCCAGGCGATCCTCACGCAGTTCGTCGCCAAGTAG
- a CDS encoding protein phosphatase 2C domain-containing protein — MRLFDVRVEAFSSSCPGRGNEDFATWGDGVAVLLDGAGIPDELHAPCVHGVSWFAATLGTALRSAASGSGPLPDALASAIGDTAELHRGTCAVDDPLSPSATLAMLRVREGVVEWLVLGDCTVVVEHGGSVEAISDDRLALVAGEERAAMKAAAPGSEQRRQLHARLVRAERALRNRPGGYWVAAAAPQAAGAALHGTYPRGDVTRAALLTDGAARLTTTFALADWSGCLDILEEQGPERLIERVRDAERGDASMARWPRSKPHDDATVVYVRP, encoded by the coding sequence ATGAGGCTGTTTGACGTGCGTGTCGAGGCGTTCAGCAGCAGTTGCCCGGGTCGGGGAAACGAAGACTTCGCGACCTGGGGCGACGGCGTGGCCGTACTTCTGGACGGCGCAGGCATACCCGATGAGCTGCACGCCCCGTGCGTCCATGGCGTCTCATGGTTCGCCGCGACCCTAGGAACGGCGCTACGTTCGGCGGCGAGCGGTAGTGGGCCACTCCCGGATGCCCTGGCCTCAGCGATCGGGGACACGGCAGAGCTGCATCGCGGTACCTGTGCCGTTGATGATCCTCTCTCTCCCTCGGCGACGCTCGCGATGCTTCGGGTACGTGAGGGCGTCGTGGAATGGCTGGTGCTGGGTGACTGCACCGTCGTCGTCGAGCACGGGGGTTCGGTGGAAGCGATCTCAGACGACCGGCTGGCGTTGGTGGCGGGGGAGGAGCGGGCTGCCATGAAAGCCGCGGCGCCGGGGTCCGAGCAGCGGCGCCAGCTCCACGCGCGCCTTGTGCGGGCCGAGCGCGCACTTCGGAATCGACCGGGTGGCTATTGGGTGGCGGCGGCGGCCCCGCAAGCCGCCGGCGCGGCTCTGCACGGCACTTACCCCAGAGGGGATGTGACTCGGGCCGCCCTACTGACGGATGGCGCGGCGCGACTCACGACCACCTTCGCCCTGGCGGACTGGTCGGGGTGCCTCGATATCCTTGAAGAGCAGGGGCCGGAGCGGCTGATCGAGCGGGTGCGTGACGCGGAGCGGGGGGACGCCTCCATGGCCCGCTGGCCGCGCAGCAAGCCGCACGACGACGCCACGGTGGTCTACGTCCGCCCGTAG
- a CDS encoding sigma-70 family RNA polymerase sigma factor, protein MQDHALRVKAAADLMTELQSAVIETSRMRKESIAWLRKNGHSMADVAKLMGVSRARVSQLRDSGPPPERAFLGTQHVQVAVPTRPGEREYVAVEDSSTGQKMLALAQSLQLEGELQYIPVSGEIDLNRDDLVVVCGPKSSAAAAAALSQDPRLSFETLPDGRWALAERESGKTYMSPSDDPQKPVPADVAYLGRLPRPDGQGTFILIAGVHAVGSLGVAHYLTENLASLYEQAGTEPFSMVVACDYSPEDKSVKASRSASGVLLHEAV, encoded by the coding sequence ATGCAGGACCACGCCCTGCGCGTCAAAGCCGCTGCTGATCTCATGACAGAGCTGCAATCCGCCGTCATTGAGACCTCACGCATGCGCAAAGAGAGCATCGCGTGGCTGAGGAAAAACGGTCACTCCATGGCTGACGTCGCGAAGCTCATGGGGGTGAGCCGAGCCCGTGTCTCTCAGCTTCGGGACTCAGGCCCGCCGCCGGAGCGGGCGTTCCTTGGAACCCAGCACGTGCAGGTGGCTGTCCCGACGCGACCGGGTGAGCGGGAGTACGTGGCGGTGGAAGACAGCTCGACAGGGCAGAAGATGTTGGCTCTGGCCCAAAGCCTCCAGCTCGAAGGGGAGCTCCAGTACATCCCGGTCTCAGGGGAGATCGACCTGAACCGTGATGATCTCGTCGTCGTCTGCGGGCCGAAGTCCTCGGCGGCTGCTGCTGCCGCACTCAGCCAGGACCCTCGGCTTTCGTTCGAGACTCTGCCTGATGGGCGGTGGGCACTTGCCGAGCGGGAGAGCGGCAAGACGTACATGTCGCCGAGCGACGACCCGCAGAAACCGGTGCCGGCCGACGTTGCCTATCTAGGAAGGCTTCCCCGACCGGACGGGCAGGGGACGTTCATCCTGATCGCCGGTGTCCATGCCGTTGGGTCGTTGGGCGTGGCTCACTATCTGACCGAGAACCTTGCCTCCCTCTATGAGCAGGCGGGCACTGAACCGTTCTCCATGGTCGTGGCGTGCGACTACTCCCCTGAAGACAAGTCGGTGAAGGCGAGTCGATCGGCGAGCGGCGTACTGCTTCATGAGGCTGTTTGA
- a CDS encoding DUF6284 family protein, with the protein MKSIITLPVSSAGLSFDGEPSDAELDAIELEMPLIVAEVDLLDVEIALLDRPVSVLDGRRVRRARNRVLAERRDLTNRVAGLGGAA; encoded by the coding sequence ATGAAGTCCATCATCACACTCCCCGTGTCGAGTGCGGGGCTGTCGTTCGACGGCGAGCCGTCGGACGCGGAGCTGGACGCGATCGAGCTGGAGATGCCGCTGATCGTGGCGGAGGTTGACCTGCTCGACGTGGAGATCGCCCTGCTGGATCGGCCGGTGTCCGTGCTGGACGGCCGCCGGGTGCGTCGGGCCCGTAACCGGGTCCTGGCTGAGCGTCGGGACCTGACCAACCGCGTGGCCGGCCTGGGCGGTGCGGCGTGA
- a CDS encoding DUF2637 domain-containing protein yields the protein MIVCGAMLYSVLTVTPLMRAHTPDGWKWTAPILPLVVDAAVVIVVRLDSVLARLGGDGGRWPVILRWMTGAMTLALNIADSALKKDLVGAAVHSVAPLLLIVTAETGLAYRQAITTALNAAAERERAERLQREQTARERAEAEERKAREAREFEARMVREQREHEAQLAREQAEREERSRLAESERREAAERAEREARERGEREREQQRLERERREHEAAERARRERAEREERARREQREQAERAERERAALLATGPVNTKQDEETARRTVAAAFAANVPVRQAAELCGWSVGWVSARYQELREDDPARSLEGAAQ from the coding sequence ATGATCGTGTGCGGCGCGATGCTGTACTCGGTCCTCACCGTGACCCCGCTGATGCGTGCCCACACCCCGGACGGGTGGAAGTGGACAGCGCCGATCCTCCCCCTCGTCGTCGATGCCGCGGTGGTCATCGTCGTGCGTCTCGACTCCGTCCTGGCCCGCCTGGGCGGGGACGGGGGCCGGTGGCCGGTGATTCTGCGGTGGATGACCGGGGCCATGACCCTGGCCCTGAACATCGCCGACTCCGCGTTGAAGAAAGACCTGGTGGGGGCGGCGGTCCACTCGGTGGCGCCGCTGCTGCTGATCGTGACCGCTGAGACCGGCCTCGCCTACCGCCAGGCCATCACCACCGCTCTGAACGCCGCCGCCGAGCGGGAACGCGCCGAACGGCTGCAGCGCGAGCAGACGGCCCGGGAGCGTGCCGAGGCGGAGGAGCGCAAGGCGCGGGAGGCGCGGGAGTTCGAGGCTCGCATGGTGCGTGAACAGCGTGAGCATGAGGCCCAATTGGCTCGTGAGCAGGCTGAGCGGGAGGAGCGTTCCCGGCTGGCCGAGTCCGAGCGTCGTGAGGCGGCTGAGCGTGCGGAGCGTGAGGCTCGTGAACGCGGTGAGCGTGAGCGTGAACAGCAGCGGCTGGAGCGTGAACGCCGTGAACACGAGGCCGCCGAACGTGCCCGCCGGGAGCGTGCGGAACGCGAGGAGCGGGCCCGCCGTGAACAGCGTGAGCAGGCTGAACGGGCCGAGCGTGAACGCGCTGCCCTGCTGGCCACCGGGCCCGTGAACACCAAGCAGGACGAGGAGACGGCTCGCCGCACGGTGGCCGCCGCGTTCGCCGCCAATGTGCCGGTCAGGCAGGCGGCTGAGCTGTGCGGCTGGTCGGTCGGCTGGGTCTCCGCCCGCTACCAGGAACTCCGCGAGGACGACCCCGCCCGCTCCCTGGAAGGAGCCGCCCAGTGA
- a CDS encoding RRQRL motif-containing zinc-binding protein codes for MASLPTYRWRLAPDGYATFRQLRALGLRPGGQDVAAQLERPRRRRGALVAFLYRVDLALPVRPMTPAKQAALAKANAARRMCPECGRDAGYRIPSSLGTCVPCADNPSQLAA; via the coding sequence ATGGCCAGCCTGCCCACCTACCGGTGGCGACTGGCCCCCGACGGATACGCGACGTTCCGGCAGCTCCGCGCGCTCGGTCTGCGGCCCGGCGGTCAGGACGTCGCCGCCCAGCTCGAACGCCCCCGCCGCCGGCGCGGCGCTCTCGTCGCGTTCCTCTACCGGGTCGATCTGGCGTTGCCGGTCCGGCCGATGACCCCGGCGAAGCAGGCCGCGCTCGCCAAAGCGAACGCGGCCCGGCGGATGTGCCCCGAGTGCGGGCGGGATGCCGGGTATCGGATCCCGTCCTCGCTCGGCACGTGCGTCCCCTGCGCCGACAACCCGTCCCAGCTCGCTGCCTGA